The Novosphingobium sp. G106 genome contains a region encoding:
- a CDS encoding TrbC/VirB2 family protein → MSRPPLFLPLLVLSVLGPVPASAQAMGRADPAGSGPIVAALGWLQGTLLGNVATAVAVMAVAAVGFMMLTGRLNWRFGATVIVGCFILFGAGAIVTGIQSASGMG, encoded by the coding sequence ATGAGTAGACCACCTTTATTCCTGCCGCTTCTCGTTCTTTCGGTTTTGGGTCCCGTTCCCGCATCGGCCCAAGCCATGGGACGCGCCGACCCCGCGGGCTCGGGACCGATCGTCGCAGCGCTGGGTTGGCTACAGGGCACGCTGCTCGGCAATGTCGCGACCGCGGTTGCGGTCATGGCCGTAGCCGCCGTGGGCTTTATGATGCTGACCGGCCGACTCAACTGGCGCTTCGGCGCGACCGTCATCGTTGGCTGCTTCATCCTGTTCGGCGCCGGCGCGATCGTT
- a CDS encoding lytic transglycosylase domain-containing protein, whose amino-acid sequence MRQIGCKPQFRGSFSLGFAAAFGFVAIPSIASADVMEIGLQGYTWVAGGPEDRMPQPTDIAIAAESSLGPGAEPHVASLTEISASAGPPQWQPRVAELAAKYDISPILLEAVVWQESRWNTGAVSPVGARGLSQLMPGTARQMGIDPRDPSANLEGGARYLRLQLDAFGGDLEKALAAYNAGPARVQRAGGIPAIRETQAYVSSILSRLLRQCGNRKCYE is encoded by the coding sequence ATGAGGCAGATCGGATGCAAGCCCCAGTTCCGAGGCAGCTTTTCGTTGGGGTTTGCTGCGGCATTTGGCTTCGTCGCAATTCCGTCGATCGCTTCGGCGGATGTGATGGAAATTGGGCTGCAAGGCTATACTTGGGTCGCCGGTGGGCCGGAAGACCGAATGCCGCAGCCTACCGATATTGCGATTGCTGCGGAAAGCTCCTTGGGACCCGGCGCCGAGCCGCATGTCGCCTCGCTCACCGAAATAAGTGCCAGCGCGGGCCCGCCGCAATGGCAGCCGCGTGTGGCCGAACTTGCCGCCAAGTACGACATAAGCCCGATTTTGCTCGAAGCCGTGGTCTGGCAGGAGAGCCGCTGGAACACCGGCGCGGTCTCGCCCGTCGGCGCACGCGGCCTTTCCCAGCTCATGCCGGGGACGGCGCGGCAGATGGGAATTGATCCTCGCGATCCCAGCGCCAATCTCGAAGGCGGCGCGCGTTATCTGCGGCTTCAACTCGATGCCTTCGGTGGCGATCTCGAAAAGGCGCTAGCCGCCTACAACGCCGGGCCAGCGCGCGTTCAGCGCGCGGGGGGCATTCCCGCAATCCGCGAGACGCAAGCTTACGTATCGTCGATCCTGTCGCGCCTTCTTCGCCAATGTGGAAATAGGAAATGCTATGAGTAG
- the tatB gene encoding Sec-independent protein translocase protein TatB, translated as MFDIDASEFLVIAVVAVVAIGPKDLPRAFRTAGRWIGTMRRVSGHFRAGVETMIRDAELHEQMERSEAAAPAADHASLKPEGEGVKPAEVAGAGTQPSVAREIHHGA; from the coding sequence ATGTTCGACATAGACGCTTCCGAATTTCTGGTGATCGCCGTTGTGGCTGTCGTCGCGATTGGTCCCAAGGATTTGCCGCGTGCATTTCGCACGGCAGGTCGATGGATCGGAACCATGCGCCGCGTTTCAGGTCACTTTCGCGCCGGCGTGGAGACGATGATCCGAGATGCAGAACTTCACGAACAGATGGAGCGGAGTGAGGCGGCTGCTCCTGCAGCGGATCATGCTTCGCTCAAGCCCGAAGGCGAAGGCGTCAAGCCCGCGGAAGTGGCAGGCGCCGGAACACAGCCAAGCGTAGCACGAGAGATCCATCATGGAGCATAG
- a CDS encoding twin-arginine translocase TatA/TatE family subunit: protein MGFGSLWHWAIVLIVVLIFFGRGRISEIMGDFGSGIKNFKQGMDDDGPQSAPPPVRIAASETVASPASTETPAGASRD, encoded by the coding sequence ATGGGATTTGGATCACTCTGGCATTGGGCCATCGTATTGATTGTGGTGCTCATTTTCTTCGGCCGAGGGCGCATCTCAGAGATCATGGGAGACTTCGGTAGCGGCATAAAAAATTTCAAGCAGGGCATGGACGATGATGGTCCCCAAAGTGCTCCGCCGCCGGTCAGAATTGCCGCGTCCGAAACAGTGGCGTCGCCGGCATCAACCGAAACGCCGGCCGGCGCCTCGCGAGATTAA
- a CDS encoding Nramp family divalent metal transporter, producing MAPPPAADMVSELPSSPFLPSLPEVHGSISVPGGVGKFWRKLAAFAGPGYLVAVGYMDPGNWATDLAGGSAFGYTLLSVVLFSNLMAMLLQALAAKLGIVAGLDLAQACRAEYTRPTRIALWLLCEIAIAACDLAEVIGTAIALQLLFGLPLVAGICLTAFDVLLILMLHQRGFRQLEALIVALLIVIAGCFAVELIMARPDLAAVAKGFIPTDQVATNPAMLYIAIGILGATVMPHNLYLHSALVQTRKYERTQRGLKEAVKFATIDSTIALFFAFFINAAILILAASAFHAHGRTDVADIHQAYDLLTPMLGASVASVLFATALLASGQNSTITATLAGQIVMEGFVDIKIAPWARRIVTRLIAIVPAVIVALLYGQSGTTKLLILSQVILSLQLPFAVVPLVKFTSDKALMGNFANGPWLMAAAWMVSAIIIFLNLKLLLEFI from the coding sequence ATGGCCCCGCCGCCTGCCGCAGATATGGTATCAGAGCTTCCATCGTCTCCGTTTTTGCCGAGCCTTCCGGAAGTTCATGGCTCGATCAGCGTGCCTGGCGGCGTGGGCAAGTTCTGGCGAAAGCTCGCTGCTTTCGCCGGGCCGGGCTATCTCGTCGCAGTTGGTTACATGGATCCCGGGAACTGGGCTACGGACCTCGCTGGCGGCTCTGCTTTCGGCTATACCTTGCTCTCAGTCGTCTTGTTTTCCAACCTCATGGCAATGCTCCTCCAGGCGCTTGCCGCGAAACTGGGTATCGTAGCGGGCCTGGATCTCGCCCAGGCATGCCGCGCTGAATATACCCGGCCGACCCGCATCGCATTGTGGCTCCTATGCGAAATCGCGATCGCAGCCTGCGACCTTGCCGAAGTGATCGGCACCGCGATTGCGCTTCAGCTGCTTTTCGGATTGCCGCTGGTCGCCGGCATCTGCCTCACTGCTTTCGACGTCCTGCTCATCCTCATGCTTCACCAGCGCGGATTCCGGCAGTTGGAGGCGTTGATCGTTGCTTTGCTCATCGTCATTGCCGGATGCTTCGCCGTTGAGCTGATCATGGCGCGACCGGATCTGGCAGCAGTGGCGAAGGGGTTCATTCCAACCGACCAGGTCGCGACCAACCCTGCAATGCTCTACATCGCTATCGGCATCTTGGGTGCGACAGTGATGCCGCACAACTTGTACCTGCACTCGGCACTGGTCCAGACCCGCAAATACGAGCGCACCCAGCGCGGGTTAAAGGAAGCGGTCAAATTCGCGACTATCGACAGCACGATCGCGCTGTTCTTCGCCTTCTTCATCAATGCGGCGATTCTGATCCTGGCGGCATCGGCGTTCCATGCGCACGGACGCACCGACGTTGCCGACATCCACCAGGCTTACGACTTGCTGACACCAATGCTCGGTGCTTCGGTCGCCAGCGTTCTGTTTGCCACTGCGCTGCTCGCCTCCGGCCAGAACTCGACAATCACCGCAACGCTCGCAGGCCAGATCGTGATGGAAGGCTTTGTCGACATCAAGATTGCGCCGTGGGCGCGGCGGATCGTGACGAGGCTTATTGCGATCGTTCCAGCGGTTATCGTTGCGCTGCTGTACGGTCAGAGCGGGACAACGAAGCTCCTCATTCTCAGCCAGGTTATCCTGAGCTTACAGCTGCCCTTTGCGGTTGTGCCGTTAGTCAAATTCACCAGTGACAAGGCTCTCATGGGGAACTTTGCAAACGGGCCTTGGCTGATGGCTGCCGCCTGGATGGTCTCAGCCATCATTATCTTCCTCAACCTCAAGCTGCTGCTTGAATTCATCTGA
- a CDS encoding ferritin-like domain-containing protein, whose amino-acid sequence MDKNEAIMAAFEARAKRREERRHFLKVSGATAVVLSSSTLLAGCFGDDNNSNGTPMPTPSPTGTPTPGALTDADVLNFALNLEYLEAQFYSYAATGAGLPANMLSGTGTAGAVIGGRKVTFTDPVVRQYANEIAADEIAHVKFLRDQLGSSAVAQPAIDVSANVNGAFSAAARAAGLVPAGQAFDPYASDENFLLGAFIFEDVGVTAYKGAAPLLKSKTYIEASAGILAAEAYHAGLVRTVLYRKGLAAPTLRTSADKISDARDSLDGASDKDQGITGTATMSNIVPTDADGLAFSRTTGQVLNIVYLTGSAAVAGGFFPSGVNGNIKSAAAG is encoded by the coding sequence ATGGACAAGAACGAAGCCATCATGGCGGCTTTCGAAGCGCGCGCCAAAAGGCGCGAGGAACGCAGGCATTTTCTCAAGGTAAGCGGAGCGACCGCGGTCGTCCTATCTTCCTCGACGCTGCTGGCTGGCTGCTTCGGCGACGACAACAACTCGAACGGAACACCGATGCCCACACCAAGTCCGACCGGCACGCCAACGCCCGGAGCACTGACCGATGCCGACGTTCTGAACTTCGCCCTGAATCTCGAATATCTCGAGGCGCAGTTCTATTCCTACGCTGCCACCGGCGCGGGCTTGCCCGCCAACATGCTGTCAGGAACGGGAACAGCGGGTGCGGTAATCGGTGGGCGGAAGGTTACCTTTACCGATCCGGTGGTTCGCCAGTATGCTAACGAGATTGCCGCCGACGAGATTGCGCACGTCAAGTTTTTGCGTGATCAACTTGGCTCTTCCGCGGTTGCACAGCCGGCAATCGATGTCAGCGCGAACGTCAACGGGGCTTTCTCTGCTGCCGCGCGCGCTGCTGGGCTCGTACCTGCGGGCCAAGCATTCGACCCTTACGCGAGCGATGAAAACTTCCTTCTGGGAGCGTTCATTTTCGAGGACGTTGGCGTGACGGCCTATAAGGGCGCGGCGCCTCTGCTGAAGAGCAAGACCTACATCGAGGCATCGGCCGGCATTTTGGCGGCTGAGGCCTACCATGCGGGGTTGGTGCGCACCGTGCTGTACCGCAAGGGCCTCGCGGCGCCTACGCTAAGGACCTCGGCGGACAAGATATCGGACGCGCGTGATAGCCTAGATGGTGCAAGCGACAAGGACCAAGGCATCACGGGTACGGCAACGATGTCGAACATCGTTCCCACTGACGCGGATGGCCTCGCGTTCAGCCGAACCACGGGGCAGGTCCTCAATATCGTCTATCTGACCGGCTCCGCTGCCGTCGCCGGTGGGTTTTTCCCCTCCGGTGTCAATGGCAACATCAAGTCTGCCGCCGCAGGCTGA
- a CDS encoding ferritin-like domain-containing protein: protein MDDDRKIIEQLHELGDRRRERREFFRALVSVAGVTGAMQMALTVTPANAQSAPSDADVLNFALNLEYLEAQFYSFAVNGTGLAASDLTGSGTQGTVTGGRKVNFTDPIVEQYAREIAGDEVAHVKFLRAQLGGSAVSQPAIDIGTDPNGAFSSAARAAGLVGAGQSFDPYASDENFLLGAFIFEDVGVTAYKGAAPLISNTTYLEAAAGILAVEAYHAGIIRTTLYGKGIDTPSLRTSADKISDARDSLDGTSDLDQGISPTGDVSNIVPLDANGLAFSRTTGQVLNIAYLTKLAANSGGFFPSGVNGTIRTSAAN from the coding sequence ATGGATGACGACAGGAAAATCATCGAGCAGTTGCACGAGCTCGGCGACCGCAGGCGAGAGCGCAGGGAGTTCTTCCGTGCGCTGGTCAGCGTTGCGGGTGTTACGGGAGCGATGCAAATGGCGCTCACGGTCACGCCGGCGAATGCCCAAAGCGCACCTAGCGATGCCGATGTTCTCAATTTCGCTCTGAACCTCGAATATCTCGAAGCGCAGTTCTACTCGTTCGCCGTCAACGGAACTGGCCTTGCTGCGAGCGACCTCACCGGATCGGGCACCCAGGGGACCGTCACCGGCGGCCGCAAGGTCAATTTCACCGACCCCATAGTCGAGCAATACGCCCGGGAGATCGCGGGCGATGAAGTGGCCCACGTAAAGTTTCTTCGCGCGCAGCTCGGCGGCTCTGCGGTTTCGCAACCAGCTATCGATATTGGCACCGATCCGAACGGCGCTTTTTCCTCCGCCGCGCGGGCCGCAGGTCTCGTGGGGGCCGGCCAATCATTCGACCCCTATGCGAGTGATGAAAACTTTTTGCTCGGCGCGTTCATTTTCGAGGATGTCGGCGTGACGGCCTACAAGGGCGCTGCTCCGCTCATATCGAATACGACCTATCTTGAGGCCGCTGCCGGTATCCTCGCGGTCGAAGCCTACCACGCCGGCATCATTCGAACGACGCTTTACGGGAAGGGCATCGATACACCTAGTCTGCGGACTTCGGCCGACAAGATTTCGGACGCTCGCGATTCGCTCGACGGTACAAGCGACCTCGATCAGGGAATCTCGCCGACCGGTGACGTTTCGAACATCGTCCCCTTGGACGCTAACGGCCTCGCGTTCAGCCGGACGACCGGTCAGGTGCTCAACATCGCCTATCTCACGAAACTGGCAGCCAATTCCGGCGGGTTTTTCCCGTCCGGAGTGAATGGGACCATCCGCACCAGCGCCGCGAACTGA
- a CDS encoding LuxR C-terminal-related transcriptional regulator, translating to MTQWALSGHDASNLQVASILDQMPVGIGLFDRSGELLHANRHFENVAGGPIPSIRAMNRESWHVISDPETECNEEGWPLHRALNGKLGTPMVDFIRKFECGMERLVGVSAVPLISDDGDVTGALVIVKDVSNRQTKELVSNLDLSNIRRFADYSTNAILIINRETDEIEYMSPTALRLWSGRRQIATAEEWLESVHPDDRLQVIERRRAVANGDSQRFQYRIVDDAGITMRHLREACFSIPGETGAADGIGAIVEDISPELQVYLVQGDGHSVSDLALELATSGTQVKVFSAQDNVVSLAEVLHAGCVVVDLRGSYTNIDLVAGVLQERPDDLQIILVGPADTPAHHVITAMKAGAKDFLLEPLLPGALTRSIEAASAGLPGRKSAPDPKQIEFANRMAGLPRREREVLLGLVGGGTNKSIARHLNISPRTVEVHRAHLMERLNVHSLAELLCVAHDAGYRTA from the coding sequence ATGACACAATGGGCGCTATCAGGTCACGATGCCTCCAACTTGCAGGTGGCATCGATTCTCGATCAAATGCCGGTCGGTATCGGACTATTCGACCGGTCTGGTGAGCTCCTGCATGCGAACCGGCATTTTGAGAATGTCGCAGGCGGCCCAATCCCATCCATTCGTGCGATGAACCGGGAATCTTGGCATGTGATCTCCGACCCTGAGACTGAGTGCAACGAGGAGGGTTGGCCGCTTCACCGGGCGCTCAACGGCAAACTGGGAACACCTATGGTCGATTTCATCCGCAAGTTTGAATGCGGCATGGAGCGCCTGGTCGGCGTTAGCGCCGTTCCCCTGATCAGTGATGATGGCGACGTCACGGGCGCCTTGGTCATTGTGAAGGACGTGAGCAACCGTCAAACGAAAGAGTTAGTTTCCAATTTGGACTTAAGCAATATTCGTCGTTTTGCCGATTACAGCACCAATGCCATCTTGATTATAAATCGCGAAACCGACGAGATTGAATATATGAGTCCGACAGCATTGCGTCTGTGGTCTGGGCGCCGGCAGATAGCGACTGCCGAAGAATGGCTCGAGAGTGTCCATCCTGACGACCGTCTTCAGGTAATCGAGCGCCGGAGAGCGGTTGCCAACGGGGACTCTCAGCGATTTCAGTACCGAATTGTAGACGACGCCGGCATCACGATGCGGCATCTGCGCGAAGCCTGCTTCTCGATTCCAGGAGAAACCGGAGCGGCCGACGGTATCGGCGCAATCGTAGAAGATATTTCACCAGAGCTTCAGGTCTATCTCGTTCAAGGTGACGGACACTCGGTTTCTGATCTAGCCCTCGAATTGGCGACCAGTGGGACACAGGTTAAAGTCTTCTCCGCGCAGGACAACGTGGTCTCGCTTGCGGAGGTTCTCCACGCGGGCTGCGTCGTGGTCGACCTTAGAGGAAGCTATACCAATATTGACCTGGTTGCCGGTGTTTTACAGGAAAGACCGGACGACCTTCAGATCATTTTGGTAGGCCCTGCCGACACGCCGGCACATCATGTGATTACGGCTATGAAGGCTGGAGCGAAGGACTTTCTGCTTGAACCGCTGTTGCCGGGGGCGCTTACGCGTTCGATCGAGGCTGCTTCTGCTGGGCTCCCTGGTCGAAAAAGTGCCCCAGATCCCAAGCAGATTGAATTTGCAAATCGGATGGCGGGACTACCTCGACGTGAACGTGAGGTGCTGCTCGGTCTTGTAGGGGGAGGAACAAATAAAAGTATTGCTCGCCACCTCAACATTAGCCCTCGCACTGTAGAGGTTCATCGCGCGCACCTGATGGAACGCCTTAATGTCCATTCTCTAGCCGAGCTGCTGTGTGTTGCCCACGATGCTGGATACCGAACGGCATAG
- a CDS encoding response regulator transcription factor: MYDVFAIDQDVKRRASISYFLNGHGIHTEPFEMIEEFVRRWPTAGVFLLYDEGSAVSSLLQEIYSRHTWLPVVAYSENPDPARIVAAVLAGAVGYTAWPGSGDALIRAVHKAGASSAATVAAGSRQGIALSRIKNLSKREREILAGMVEGLSNRLIGENLAISPRTVELHRANLLFKIGAKHSAEAIRVAIEASLPPFGTDDRDTG; the protein is encoded by the coding sequence ATGTATGATGTATTTGCAATTGATCAGGACGTGAAGCGTCGGGCTTCCATTTCTTATTTCCTCAATGGTCACGGCATTCATACCGAGCCCTTCGAGATGATCGAAGAGTTCGTCCGACGATGGCCTACGGCTGGCGTCTTCCTGCTTTACGATGAAGGTAGTGCTGTTTCCTCGTTGTTGCAGGAAATTTACAGCCGCCATACTTGGCTGCCAGTCGTTGCCTACTCGGAGAATCCCGACCCGGCAAGAATCGTTGCTGCCGTGCTCGCCGGCGCCGTCGGATACACTGCTTGGCCAGGGAGCGGGGACGCGCTTATCCGAGCCGTTCACAAAGCAGGTGCGAGCTCCGCCGCGACAGTCGCGGCAGGATCACGTCAGGGCATTGCACTCAGTCGAATCAAGAATCTTTCGAAGCGCGAGCGCGAGATCCTGGCCGGCATGGTCGAAGGGCTGAGCAACCGGTTGATCGGCGAGAATCTCGCGATCAGTCCGCGAACGGTCGAACTTCACCGTGCAAACCTGCTTTTCAAAATCGGCGCGAAACATAGCGCTGAGGCCATACGTGTCGCAATCGAAGCGTCGTTGCCACCCTTTGGGACGGATGATCGCGACACCGGTTGA
- a CDS encoding GGDEF domain-containing protein, which yields MLVAIARDVTERRRSDELLLLAATRDPLTGLANRACFHDGLNRAFSHANLAHIPLGLMVLDLDDFKQVNDSLGHDAGDALLQSVASRLSEAAPGSAGVARLGGDEFAVLVLEVSHAEMLSTMSEDILAHLRAPLIFKDRILDYGVTIGAALFPGHGSTPDAVLKSADIALYAAKADRRGGSMLFQSRHRTEMHQHQTLLSLARSAIREDGITPFYQPKVALANQRIYGFEALLRWRHLGGEFSFRAKLPRVSTISR from the coding sequence ATGCTCGTCGCGATCGCTCGCGACGTGACCGAACGCAGACGATCGGATGAACTGCTTCTTTTGGCTGCTACTCGAGACCCATTGACCGGCCTGGCCAACCGCGCATGCTTCCATGACGGATTGAACCGAGCTTTTTCGCATGCCAATCTAGCTCATATACCGCTGGGTTTGATGGTTTTGGACCTCGATGATTTCAAGCAGGTCAACGACAGCCTCGGCCACGATGCCGGCGACGCGCTTTTGCAATCCGTGGCCTCAAGGCTCAGCGAAGCGGCGCCCGGGAGCGCGGGCGTGGCCCGCCTCGGCGGCGATGAATTTGCCGTACTCGTACTCGAAGTATCACACGCTGAAATGCTGAGCACGATGTCCGAAGATATTCTGGCGCATCTGCGGGCGCCGCTGATCTTCAAGGACCGTATTCTTGATTATGGAGTTACGATCGGCGCCGCGCTTTTCCCGGGGCATGGAAGCACACCGGATGCTGTCCTCAAAAGTGCGGATATTGCGCTATATGCTGCAAAAGCCGACCGCCGGGGCGGCTCGATGCTATTTCAATCGCGCCACAGGACGGAGATGCATCAACACCAGACGCTGCTCTCTTTAGCCAGGTCGGCGATACGCGAAGACGGTATCACCCCTTTCTATCAGCCAAAGGTAGCGCTGGCGAACCAGCGGATTTACGGTTTCGAGGCCTTGCTCCGCTGGCGGCACCTTGGTGGGGAATTCAGCTTCCGGGCAAAATTGCCGCGGGTTTCAACGATCTCGAGGTAG
- a CDS encoding IS5 family transposase (programmed frameshift), with protein MGVMDRLVLSDAAWERMAPLIIGRPDQKGSTGRDNRMFVEAVLWIVRTGSPWRDLPEVFGDWNSVFRRFSRWSAKGVWWRIFEAMSDDPDFEYLIVDSTVVRAHQHAAGAKKGSEDQAMGRSRGGLSTKIHLAVRGLGCPVRFALTAGHRGDVPQAAPLIGGLPAKVVMADTAYDADHFRQAIAAKGAVAVIPSNPSRARKHPLDKHLYAQRHLVECCFSKLKQFRRVATRFEKTARNYRAVVTLAAIVLWLR; from the exons TTGGGTGTGATGGACCGATTGGTGTTGAGCGATGCGGCGTGGGAGCGGATGGCTCCTTTGATCATCGGACGCCCTGATCAGAAGGGCTCGACCGGCCGGGACAACCGCATGTTCGTCGAGGCAGTTCTCTGGATCGTGCGGACGGGTTCGCCCTGGCGCGACCTTCCTGAGGTGTTCGGAGACTGGAACAGCGTGTTCCGGCGCTTCAGCCGATGGAGCGCGAAGGGTGTCTGGTGGCGGATATTCGAGGCGATGTCCGATGATCCGGACTTCGAGTATCTGATCGTAGATTCCACCGTGGTTCGCGCTCACCAACATGCAGCGGGGGCCAAAAAG GGGTCTGAAGATCAAGCCATGGGCCGTTCCCGCGGCGGCTTGAGCACCAAGATCCACCTTGCGGTTCGCGGTCTGGGCTGCCCAGTACGGTTTGCTCTTACCGCCGGTCATCGCGGCGATGTGCCGCAAGCCGCACCGCTGATCGGAGGGCTCCCCGCCAAGGTCGTCATGGCCGATACCGCCTACGATGCCGACCACTTCCGTCAGGCCATCGCGGCAAAGGGCGCTGTCGCTGTCATACCCAGTAACCCGTCGCGCGCCCGCAAGCATCCGCTCGACAAGCATCTCTACGCGCAACGCCATCTCGTCGAATGCTGCTTCAGCAAGCTCAAGCAGTTCCGTCGGGTCGCCACTCGCTTCGAGAAAACCGCTCGAAACTATCGCGCCGTCGTCACCCTCGCCGCAATCGTCCTATGGCTCAGATAA
- a CDS encoding IS3 family transposase (programmed frameshift): protein MKPRSSNEKLPAKAPAEQVVKDIRRQTRRHFSAEDKIRIVLEGLRGEDSIAELCRKEGIAQSLYYTGPKEFMEAGKRRLAGDTARVATIGEVQDLRREARALKECVADLTLENQLLKKHDRGWGRRRMRYPACEKLEIIRIVEQSHLPAKRTLDQLGIARRTFYRWYDRYLEGGPEALEDRPSAPSRVWNRIPAGIHDQIIELALEQSELSPRELAVRFTDEQRYFVSESTVYRLLKAHDLITSPAYVVIKAADQFHTRTTRPNEMWQTDFTYFKIIGWGWMYLSTVLDDFSRYIIAWKLCTNMRAEDVTDTLDLALKASGCDHATVLHKPRLLSDNGPSYIAGQLAEYIEARKMSHVRGAPCHPQTQGKIERWHQTLKNRILLENYFLPGDLEAQIEAFVEHYNHQRYHESLNNVTPADAYCGRAPAIIQQRERIKRQTIEHRRL, encoded by the exons ATGAAGCCCAGATCCTCCAATGAAAAATTGCCGGCGAAGGCCCCTGCGGAGCAGGTGGTGAAGGACATCCGGCGGCAGACCCGTCGCCACTTCTCGGCCGAAGACAAGATCCGCATCGTACTGGAAGGCCTGCGCGGCGAGGACAGCATCGCCGAGCTGTGCCGCAAGGAAGGGATCGCCCAGAGCCTGTACTACACCGGGCCGAAGGAGTTCATGGAAGCGGGCAAGCGCCGCCTGGCGGGGGATACCGCCCGGGTCGCGACCATCGGCGAGGTGCAGGATCTGCGCCGCGAAGCCCGCGCGCTGAAGGAATGCGTGGCCGATCTGACGCTGGAAAACCAGTTGCTC AAAAAGCATGATCGCGGATGGGGGCGACGACGAATGAGGTATCCCGCATGCGAGAAGCTTGAGATCATCAGGATCGTCGAACAGTCGCACCTGCCCGCCAAGCGCACGCTGGACCAACTCGGCATCGCCCGCCGGACGTTCTATCGCTGGTATGACCGTTACCTTGAAGGCGGGCCGGAGGCGTTGGAAGATCGGCCTTCGGCGCCGAGCCGGGTGTGGAACCGCATCCCGGCGGGCATCCACGACCAGATTATCGAGCTGGCGCTGGAACAGTCCGAGCTGAGCCCCCGCGAGCTGGCCGTGCGCTTCACCGACGAGCAGCGCTACTTCGTGTCGGAATCTACGGTGTACCGGCTGCTCAAGGCCCACGACCTGATCACCAGCCCGGCCTACGTCGTGATCAAGGCGGCCGACCAGTTCCACACCAGGACCACGCGGCCGAACGAGATGTGGCAGACTGACTTCACCTACTTTAAGATCATCGGGTGGGGTTGGATGTACCTGTCGACCGTGCTCGACGACTTCTCGCGCTACATCATCGCCTGGAAGCTGTGCACCAACATGCGAGCCGAGGACGTCACCGACACGCTGGACCTCGCCCTCAAGGCCTCGGGCTGCGATCACGCCACGGTGCTGCACAAGCCCAGGCTGCTCAGCGATAACGGCCCCAGCTACATCGCCGGCCAACTGGCTGAATACATCGAGGCCCGGAAGATGAGCCATGTGCGCGGCGCACCGTGTCATCCCCAGACCCAGGGCAAGATCGAGCGCTGGCACCAGACCCTGAAGAACCGCATCCTGCTGGAGAACTACTTCCTGCCCGGCGACCTCGAGGCCCAGATCGAGGCCTTCGTCGAGCACTACAACCACCAGCGTTACCACGAGAGCCTGAACAACGTGACGCCCGCCGATGCCTACTGCGGCAGGGCGCCGGCCATCATCCAACAGCGCGAAAGGATCAAGCGACAGACCATCGAACATCGGCGCTTGTAG
- a CDS encoding DUF3606 domain-containing protein, with protein sequence MVSDTTKPGRDRQFVAGGEGHELRHFTEKLGLLVTQAQELIDRVGNSREARNAAAQLLKG encoded by the coding sequence ATGGTCAGCGACACAACCAAACCGGGACGCGATCGTCAGTTCGTGGCGGGAGGAGAGGGGCACGAGCTTCGTCATTTCACCGAGAAGCTCGGGCTCTTGGTCACGCAGGCCCAAGAGCTTATCGACCGCGTTGGCAACAGCCGCGAGGCGCGCAACGCCGCCGCGCAGCTTCTGAAAGGGTGA